Within Porites lutea chromosome 2, jaPorLute2.1, whole genome shotgun sequence, the genomic segment ATGCCCTTACCAACACAGGTGTAACCAGCCGGGATGCTCAGCAGCTCACTCTGGGGAAGATCACACCAAACTCACCCGCCACAGAGAGGACAGACCTAAATCGTCTTCAAGCTCTGGCAATTCCTCCCGAGGACACTCCTAATTACCTCTCCCAACTGACCCCTCCCACCCCCATTGACATCAACAAATTTGCATCCTACCTTCAGGGCCATCCAGATCACACAACAGTTAATCATCGTCTCACAGGGTTTTCTCAGGGCTTTAAGATCGGCTATTCAGGTCCAAGGGCCCCCTAGGAATATTCTAACCTTCCCTGTGCAAATATCAACCCATCTATTATTGACAAAAACATGCTAAAAGAGGTTACCGTGGGCCACACAACAGGGCCTTTTCACATCCCTCCCTTCTCCAACCTGCAGGTATACCCCATTGGGGTCATTCCCAAGAAAAACTCTTCGGAATGGCGTACCATTTTCCATCTCTCCTACCCCAAACACCGCCCCACCAGTGTCAATGCGCACATTCCTCCCGAATCCTATTCCTTGCAATACATAAAGGTGGACCACGCAATTGCCATTCTTCAGGATCTCGGTCCAGGATGCTTCATGTCCAAACTAGACATAAAATCAGCATTTCGCAATGTTCCCGTCCACCCCTCTGATTGGGAACTTCTGGGTAAGAAATGGGAAGGGCTCTATTTCTTCGATATGGTCCTCCCCTTCGGTCTGAGGTCGACCCCCTTCCTTTTTGATGAATTCTCTTCTGCACTTGAATGGATCATTCAAACTAAACTTAATATCCCAAAGGTTATCCATATACtagatgatttcttttttgctaCCTCCCCTCCCAGATCAAAATGCATGACTGCTCTATGCCAAATTTTGCACCTTTTCACAGATCTAAATATCCCCATAGCTCCTGGGAAAACCTTCCCTGCATGCACATGCCTTGAATTTATGGGTATCCTACTAGATTCCAATAAAATGGAAGCCCGTCTCCCGGTGGATAAACTCACCCGCATTCAGGAAGCCCTTGGTCAGTGGACTACTAGGAAATCTGCTACCCTACAGGAGCTACAGTCTCTGATTGGCACCCTTCAATTTGCGTGTAAGGTTATTGCCCCTGGCCGCCCCTTCTTGCAACGCATTATCCACCTTACAAAGGGTATCAAGTTCCCCCATTGGCATATTCACCTTAATTCCGGTTTCCGTAAGGACATTTCTATGTGGCAGCATTTTCTCCAAAATTGGAATGGGGTGTCTCTCTTTTTAGATACCCAGGCCACCTCTCCGCCGGAGCTTCAGCTATACACTGATGCCTCTGGTTCCCTTGGGTATGGGGGTTTCTTAGCAGGGGAATGGTTCCAGGGCCACTGGCTCCCCCACCACACCCTCAGCCAAAAAAGGGGTATTAGTATTGAGTGGCAGGAGCTATTTCCCATATACTTGGCCTGTATTTTATGGGGGCCCCGCTCGTCCGGCAAAAGAATCCGCATGTGGTGTGACAACAAGTCAGTGGTGGCTAGCATAAACTCTAAACACTCCAAGTCCCCCCGGGTAATGGACCTTATTCGAGCAATCACACTTCAAACGCTCCAATATAACTTCGCATTCACAGCCACTCACATCCCGGGCTTAGACAATTCTATCGCTGATTCCCTTTCCTGTTTTCAGATGGACCGCTTCCGTACCCTGGCTCCCTCAGCCTCTCCCACAGCCTCCACCATCCCTCCATCAGCGATGAACATCTGAGAGGTTCTGTACAGCGATACCTTCATACTTCCCTTGCCCCTTCCACTCGACGCACCTATCAAGTTGGCGTTAAGCACTTCCTCACCTTTACACTCATGCATGGTTTAGTAGGCCCCTCAAACCCCCTCCTACCAGCCTCAGAGATAACCCTGATGTATTTTGCATCTCATTTAGCCAACGCAGTCTCCTATGAAACAGTCAAGCTGTACTTGGTGGCAGTGCAGGACCTTCATCGGGAGCTTAACTTTCCTCTTAAGCTCAATGACATGCATAGGTTACAAAAGGTCCTGACAGGCATTAAACGCCTCACTCCTACCAAGCGGCTTGCCCGTTTTCTCATTACCCTCACAGTTCTCCATTCCATTCACTCCTACCTTAAGCCCGAACTTTCCTATAACCTGGACCATGTTATGCTTTGGGCGGCCTTCACCCTTGCCTTTTTTGGGTTTTTACGATCCAGTGAATTCACTTGCAATGGCCCCTTCGACCCCTCTGTCCACCTGACCTCCAAGGACATCACACTGGTACCCAACTCCCACTCACCCTGCCACATGTTAGTCCACATCAAACAATCCAAAACTGACCCCTTCAGACAGGGCCACACAATCACCACTGCAAAGTTCTCGTCACCTATCTGTTCGGTGATGGCCATGAAAGACTATCTCCTTCAAGTCCAGCCACCATCAAGCCACCCTCTGTTCGCTTTCGTCCAACCCAGACAATGGCTTACACGGAACAATCTCACAACAGAGCTTAGGTCAATTCTTCACCACTGTGGCCTCCCTGCCAACAATTTCTACTCCCACAGTTTCCGTATTGGAGCCGCTACCACAGCAGCCAAAGCTGGCCTTCCACCCTGGCTTATTAAAGTTCTAGGCCGCTGGAGCTCAGACTGTATGAACGCTATATAAGGACCCCTAA encodes:
- the LOC140928167 gene encoding uncharacterized protein — translated: MHGLVGPSNPLLPASEITLMYFASHLANAVSYETVKLYLVAVQDLHRELNFPLKLNDMHRLQKVLTGIKRLTPTKRLARFLITLTVLHSIHSYLKPELSYNLDHVMLWAAFTLAFFGFLRSSEFTCNGPFDPSVHLTSKDITLVPNSHSPCHMLVHIKQSKTDPFRQGHTITTAKFSSPICSVMAMKDYLLQVQPPSSHPLFAFVQPRQWLTRNNLTTELRSILHHCGLPANNFYSHSFRIGAATTAAKAGLPPWLIKVLGRWSSDCMNAI
- the LOC140928166 gene encoding uncharacterized protein, encoding MLKEVTVGHTTGPFHIPPFSNLQVYPIGVIPKKNSSEWRTIFHLSYPKHRPTSVNAHIPPESYSLQYIKVDHAIAILQDLGPGCFMSKLDIKSAFRNVPVHPSDWELLGKKWEGLYFFDMVLPFGLRSTPFLFDEFSSALEWIIQTKLNIPKVIHILDDFFFATSPPRSKCMTALCQILHLFTDLNIPIAPGKTFPACTCLEFMGILLDSNKMEARLPVDKLTRIQEALGQWTTRKSATLQELQSLIGTLQFACKVIAPGRPFLQRIIHLTKGIKFPHWHIHLNSGFRKDISMWQHFLQNWNGVSLFLDTQATSPPELQLYTDASGSLGYGGFLAGEWFQGHWLPHHTLSQKRGISIEWQELFPIYLACILWGPRSSGKRIRMWCDNKSVVASINSKHSKSPRVMDLIRAITLQTLQYNFAFTATHIPGLDNSIADSLSCFQMDRFRTLAPSASPTASTIPPSAMNI